From the Candidatus Macondimonas diazotrophica genome, one window contains:
- a CDS encoding peroxiredoxin-like family protein, which produces AGFKGKPLVLVFNRYVGCPVCQMTTVELTRAAPEFERAGVALAIVFQSSPERLAAFAQRQGQGAALLGDPEGRSYAAYGVEASLAGYLAPGNLPVLFRAVRQGYGHGAFEGRETQQPAAFVIDGNGQIRQAHYGRNITDLPDPNVLLSEARALGASQAA; this is translated from the coding sequence TGGCTGGCTTCAAGGGCAAGCCGCTGGTGCTGGTGTTCAACCGCTATGTCGGTTGCCCGGTATGTCAGATGACCACGGTGGAACTGACCCGGGCCGCGCCGGAGTTCGAACGCGCGGGCGTGGCGCTGGCCATCGTATTCCAGTCCAGCCCGGAACGGCTGGCGGCCTTCGCCCAGCGTCAAGGCCAGGGCGCGGCCCTGCTGGGCGATCCCGAAGGCCGGTCCTATGCCGCTTACGGTGTGGAAGCCAGTCTGGCCGGGTATCTGGCACCCGGCAATCTGCCGGTCCTGTTCCGCGCCGTCCGCCAGGGTTATGGCCATGGCGCGTTCGAGGGCCGCGAAACCCAGCAGCCGGCTGCTTTCGTGATCGATGGCAATGGCCAGATCCGCCAAGCCCACTATGGCCGCAACATCACCGACCTACCCGACCCGAATGTGCTGCTATCCGAGGCTCGGGCGCTGGGCGCGTCGCAAGCCGCTTGA
- a CDS encoding SDR family oxidoreductase, which yields MTGVIIAGCGDVGRRLAVRFAERHMPLWGFVQTSMSLAYLRELSMEAVQIDLDRSGALSWPEWMSDSLLYYLIPPPREGQSDPRLQRFLGAIPADRRPRRMIYISTSAVYGDRNGEWVTEETPPAPDTDRGRRRLAAEQMLQSWCENQDVSFVTLRVPGIYGPGRLPVKRLRSGGPLVDERESAYSNRIHVDDLVEVCLAAAERAPDNRIYNVSDGHPTSMTDYMLQIADLLGLEAPPIISMDEAQAMLSPALLSFLNESKRLDNRRMLKELGVRLRYPTLRQGLPACLPEVV from the coding sequence ATGACGGGAGTGATCATCGCGGGTTGCGGCGATGTCGGGCGACGTCTTGCCGTTCGCTTCGCAGAACGTCATATGCCGCTATGGGGCTTTGTGCAGACCTCGATGAGTCTGGCCTATCTCCGTGAGCTGTCCATGGAAGCGGTTCAGATCGATCTCGATCGGAGCGGTGCCCTTTCATGGCCGGAGTGGATGAGTGACTCGCTGCTGTACTATCTGATCCCGCCGCCACGAGAAGGTCAGTCCGATCCCCGGCTGCAGCGGTTTCTCGGCGCCATACCGGCTGACCGGCGCCCCCGGCGCATGATCTACATCAGCACCAGCGCCGTTTATGGTGATCGCAATGGCGAATGGGTCACCGAAGAAACCCCCCCCGCACCCGATACCGACCGCGGGCGGCGCCGTCTGGCGGCCGAACAGATGCTGCAGTCGTGGTGTGAAAACCAGGATGTTTCGTTCGTCACCCTGCGCGTTCCCGGCATCTATGGGCCAGGCCGATTGCCGGTCAAGCGGCTGCGGAGCGGTGGACCGCTGGTGGATGAACGAGAGTCCGCCTACAGCAACCGCATCCACGTGGATGATCTGGTCGAGGTCTGCCTCGCGGCGGCCGAGCGCGCGCCGGACAACCGCATCTACAACGTCAGCGATGGCCATCCCACCAGCATGACCGACTACATGTTGCAGATCGCCGATCTGCTCGGTCTGGAGGCGCCGCCCATCATCAGCATGGACGAAGCCCAGGCCATGCTCAGTCCGGCCTTGCTGTCTTTTCTCAATGAATCGAAGCGATTGGACAATCGCCGCATGCTCAAGGAATTGGGGGTGCGGTTACGCTATCCGACCCTCCGGCAGGGCTTGCCAGCCTGTCTGCCGGAGGTGGTTTGA